The proteins below come from a single Arthrobacter crystallopoietes genomic window:
- a CDS encoding phosphoketolase family protein, with translation MTENNAVLTTNPGADQRSLDGVDLWWRAANYLSAGQIYLRDNPLLRRPLEPEDVKARLLGHWGTTPGLNFIYAHLNRVIAEQGQDILFVTGPGHGGPANVANAWLEGTYSEIYTQVGKDEDGLRELFKQFSYPGGVPSHAAPETPGSINEGGELGYSLAHAFGAVFDNPQLIAACVIGDGEAETGTLATSWHSSSFLDPVQDGAVLPILHLNGYKIANPTVLARMPQEQLAALLTGYGYEPIFVTVQDPRDTVRAHEEFAHALEQALGGIRRIQEQYRGDGGTANDGGATAHGGAAVPSNQFRSGQAAASEYAPRWPMIVLRSPKGWSGPEEVDGKPVEGTWRAHQVPLSEVRTNPDHLAQLQSWLQSYRPAELFDGEGRLRAEIAGLAPQGDKRMSATAYANGGRLLQDLKLPAYGGHAVVVDQPGTERVSPMKNLGSWLREVVRLNPENFRIFGPDETASNRLQDVYEVTDKVWQQRIDEVDEHLARAGRVMEVLSENLCQGWLEGYLLTGRHGVFNCYEAFVHIVDSMFNQHAKWLQVHRELPWRQPVASLNYLLSSHVWQQDHNGFSHQDPGFIDHVMNKKPEVVRVYLPPDANTLLAVTEHCLRSRDYVNVIVCGKQPSLTWLGPEDARNHCERGIGVWDFAGSERPGEEPDVVLGCAGDVPTVEAVAAAALLREQIPELKVRLVNVVDLMRLQDAKEHPHGLEHRDFDRLFTTDKPIIFAYHGYPWLLHRLTYRRTNHGNLHVRGYVEEGTTTTPFDMAMMNRIDRYQLAIDVIDRVPSLGASRTGLRQQLQDLRMQSLRHTREFGEDPAAITEWVLPAQ, from the coding sequence ATGACTGAGAACAATGCAGTGCTGACCACCAACCCGGGCGCGGACCAGCGGAGCCTGGACGGCGTGGACCTGTGGTGGCGCGCGGCCAACTACCTCTCCGCCGGGCAGATCTACCTGCGCGACAACCCGCTGCTGCGCCGGCCGCTGGAACCGGAGGACGTGAAGGCGCGCCTGCTCGGGCACTGGGGCACGACGCCGGGGCTCAACTTTATTTACGCCCACCTGAACCGGGTGATCGCCGAACAGGGCCAGGACATCCTTTTCGTCACCGGGCCCGGCCACGGCGGCCCGGCCAACGTGGCCAACGCCTGGCTGGAGGGGACCTATTCGGAGATCTACACCCAGGTGGGGAAGGACGAGGACGGCCTGCGGGAACTGTTCAAGCAGTTCTCCTACCCCGGCGGCGTCCCCAGCCATGCCGCACCGGAAACCCCCGGCTCCATCAATGAAGGCGGGGAGCTCGGCTACTCCCTGGCCCACGCCTTCGGCGCCGTGTTCGATAATCCGCAGCTGATCGCGGCCTGCGTCATCGGCGACGGCGAAGCGGAAACCGGGACGCTGGCCACCAGCTGGCACTCAAGCTCGTTCCTCGACCCGGTGCAGGACGGCGCGGTGCTGCCCATCCTGCACCTGAACGGGTACAAGATCGCCAATCCCACTGTGCTGGCCCGGATGCCCCAGGAGCAGCTGGCCGCACTGCTGACCGGCTACGGATACGAGCCGATCTTCGTCACCGTGCAGGATCCGCGGGACACGGTGCGCGCCCATGAGGAATTCGCGCACGCCCTTGAGCAGGCCCTGGGCGGGATCCGGCGGATCCAGGAGCAGTACCGCGGCGACGGCGGAACAGCTAACGACGGCGGTGCTACCGCCCACGGAGGTGCCGCCGTGCCGTCGAACCAGTTCCGGTCGGGTCAGGCAGCGGCGTCGGAATACGCTCCGCGCTGGCCGATGATCGTGCTGCGGTCGCCCAAAGGCTGGAGCGGGCCGGAAGAGGTGGACGGCAAACCGGTGGAGGGGACCTGGCGGGCGCACCAGGTGCCGCTGTCCGAGGTCCGGACCAACCCCGACCACCTGGCCCAGCTGCAGAGCTGGCTGCAGTCCTACCGGCCGGCCGAGCTTTTCGACGGCGAGGGCCGGCTGCGTGCGGAAATCGCCGGCCTCGCACCGCAGGGCGACAAGCGGATGAGCGCTACCGCCTATGCCAACGGTGGCCGGCTTCTGCAGGACCTGAAGCTGCCCGCCTACGGTGGGCACGCCGTCGTCGTTGATCAGCCGGGAACCGAGCGCGTGAGCCCGATGAAGAATCTGGGTTCGTGGCTGCGCGAAGTGGTGCGGCTGAACCCGGAGAATTTCCGGATCTTTGGCCCGGACGAGACCGCCTCCAACCGGCTGCAGGACGTCTACGAGGTCACGGACAAGGTCTGGCAACAACGGATCGACGAGGTGGACGAGCATCTGGCCCGGGCCGGCCGGGTGATGGAAGTGCTCAGCGAAAACCTTTGCCAGGGCTGGCTCGAGGGCTACCTGCTGACCGGGCGGCACGGGGTGTTCAACTGCTACGAAGCGTTCGTGCACATTGTCGATTCCATGTTCAACCAGCATGCCAAGTGGCTTCAGGTGCATCGTGAACTGCCCTGGCGGCAGCCAGTCGCATCGCTGAACTACCTGCTGTCCTCGCACGTCTGGCAGCAGGACCATAACGGCTTTTCGCACCAGGATCCGGGCTTCATCGACCACGTGATGAACAAGAAGCCCGAGGTGGTGCGGGTCTACCTGCCGCCGGACGCCAACACGCTGCTGGCCGTCACCGAGCACTGCCTGCGCTCCCGTGACTACGTCAATGTCATTGTCTGCGGGAAGCAGCCGTCGCTGACGTGGCTGGGCCCCGAGGATGCGCGGAACCACTGCGAACGCGGGATCGGGGTCTGGGACTTCGCGGGCAGCGAGCGTCCCGGCGAGGAACCGGATGTGGTCCTCGGCTGCGCCGGCGACGTGCCCACCGTGGAGGCGGTGGCCGCGGCCGCGCTGCTGCGCGAGCAAATACCGGAGCTGAAGGTGCGGCTGGTCAACGTGGTGGACCTGATGCGCCTCCAGGATGCCAAGGAACATCCGCATGGTCTGGAGCACCGGGATTTCGACCGGCTGTTCACTACGGACAAGCCCATCATCTTCGCGTACCACGGCTACCCCTGGCTGCTCCACCGGCTGACGTACCGGCGCACCAACCATGGCAATCTGCACGTCCGCGGCTACGTCGAGGAAGGAACCACCACCACGCCGTTCGACATGGCCATGATGAACCGCATCGACCGCTACCAACTGGCCATCGACGTCATCGACCGCGTGCCTTCCCTGGGAGCTTCCCGCACGGGACTTCGCCAGCAACTGCAGGATCTGCGCATGCAGTCGCTGCGGCATACCCGCGAATTCGGTGAGGACCCGGCCGCTATCACCGAATGGGTGCTGCCGGCCCAATAA
- a CDS encoding LacI family DNA-binding transcriptional regulator → MGSLFKPTIRDVAEKAGVSLATVSYVLSGRSGGSTRISEPTKERVLEAAKELGYVANSAARGMRRGRTDTIAVVIENMESPWDRALAETANRILPAHGYRVVILLGQEAWRNFMLSGGADGVILGFSTETEDETRTILDLAKRGVAQVVVSQFLEPQGFDVLSVDAAGGIAEAAEYLGSRHKRIGVIHRGTSAPGPRGTRLELFRAALEQNGVQLDDSLVRASGGSWRTAFQSALELLSLPEPPTAFFTTADLEALCVSGAATWKGLEIPDQLEIIGVENSQLGKNSDPALSTVGPDPTEHLAVDLLLARLKGEAGEQGRKVPVPWKMRFRGTTQRQDAEPGNGDNGVVSTTAAT, encoded by the coding sequence ATGGGGAGTCTATTTAAGCCGACCATCCGCGATGTCGCGGAAAAGGCCGGCGTATCACTGGCGACAGTGTCATATGTGCTGTCCGGCCGCAGCGGCGGATCAACCCGGATCAGCGAACCCACCAAAGAGCGTGTCCTCGAGGCGGCCAAGGAACTGGGATATGTGGCCAATAGCGCGGCACGCGGTATGCGCCGCGGGCGCACGGACACGATTGCCGTGGTCATCGAGAACATGGAGTCGCCGTGGGACCGCGCCCTGGCGGAGACAGCCAACCGGATCCTGCCGGCCCACGGCTACCGGGTGGTGATCCTGCTGGGGCAGGAGGCCTGGCGGAACTTCATGCTCTCCGGTGGAGCCGACGGCGTGATTCTCGGTTTCAGTACCGAAACCGAAGATGAAACCCGGACCATTCTGGACCTCGCCAAACGCGGGGTGGCCCAGGTAGTGGTGTCCCAGTTCCTTGAGCCGCAGGGCTTCGATGTGCTTTCGGTGGACGCCGCCGGCGGGATTGCCGAGGCGGCCGAGTACCTGGGCAGCCGGCATAAACGGATCGGCGTGATCCACCGGGGAACCTCGGCTCCGGGTCCGCGCGGCACGCGGCTGGAGCTGTTCCGGGCCGCCTTGGAACAGAACGGCGTGCAGCTCGATGACTCGCTGGTCCGTGCCTCGGGCGGGTCCTGGCGCACGGCCTTCCAAAGCGCGCTGGAACTGCTCTCGCTGCCCGAACCGCCCACCGCATTCTTCACCACGGCAGACCTTGAAGCCCTGTGCGTCTCGGGGGCGGCTACCTGGAAGGGACTGGAAATTCCGGACCAGCTGGAAATTATCGGCGTGGAGAATTCGCAGCTGGGGAAGAACTCGGACCCGGCCCTGAGCACGGTGGGACCGGATCCTACCGAGCACCTAGCGGTGGATCTGCTGCTGGCCCGGCTGAAGGGCGAAGCCGGCGAACAAGGCCGCAAAGTTCCGGTGCCGTGGAAGATGCGCTTCCGCGGGACCACGCAGCGGCAGGACGCCGAGCCGGGCAACGGAGACAATGGAGTTGTGAGCACCACGGCCGCCACTTAG
- a CDS encoding alpha/beta hydrolase family protein: MDCTSYSYGPDPSQYGQLYLPAQRMHDAVVIIIHGGYWRSRYGLDLGGPAARDLASRGYVCWNLEYRRAGNGGGWPETFDDVAAGIDRLAELGGRLAFPVENVVALGHSAGGHLAAWAGGRAALPAGVPGADPAVGISAVLSQAGVLDLRRAWELGLSDQAVENFLGCGPDDDPQRFRWADPLLQVPLPVPVYAFHSDSDDAVPVALSENYVAAARAAGGRAELIRVPGDHFDIIDPASAAFEQIRARLQTLA; encoded by the coding sequence ATGGACTGCACCAGCTACAGCTACGGACCGGATCCCAGCCAGTACGGCCAGCTGTATCTGCCTGCCCAACGCATGCATGACGCTGTCGTGATTATTATCCACGGGGGCTATTGGCGTTCCCGCTATGGTCTGGACCTGGGCGGGCCGGCGGCCCGCGACCTGGCCTCGCGCGGCTACGTGTGCTGGAACCTCGAATACCGCCGCGCCGGCAACGGCGGCGGCTGGCCAGAAACGTTCGACGACGTGGCGGCCGGCATCGATCGGCTCGCAGAGCTGGGCGGCCGGCTGGCGTTCCCGGTGGAGAACGTGGTGGCGCTGGGACATTCGGCCGGCGGACATCTGGCTGCCTGGGCCGGCGGCCGCGCGGCATTGCCCGCCGGGGTGCCCGGAGCGGATCCGGCGGTCGGAATTTCCGCGGTGCTGAGCCAGGCCGGTGTGCTGGACCTGCGGCGGGCATGGGAACTTGGCCTGAGCGACCAGGCAGTGGAAAACTTTCTGGGCTGCGGCCCGGACGATGATCCGCAGCGGTTCCGCTGGGCCGATCCCCTCCTGCAGGTCCCGCTGCCCGTCCCGGTCTACGCCTTCCACTCCGATTCCGACGACGCGGTGCCGGTGGCCTTGTCCGAAAACTACGTGGCCGCGGCCCGGGCAGCGGGCGGCCGCGCGGAACTCATCAGGGTACCCGGGGACCATTTTGACATCATCGACCCGGCTTCGGCGGCCTTCGAGCAGATCCGCGCCAGGCTTCAGACCTTGGCTTAA
- a CDS encoding carbohydrate kinase family protein, producing MLTVIGEALVDVVSSGTSAQRVHVGGSPMNVAVGLARLGQPVQFVGRYGRDEYGARILHHLRTNSVLTPLAPDGGPTSVAKATLDRTGAAHYTFDLLWELPPLEHALPRLLEETLWLHTGSIAAMLEPGAHTVLATVQRAHPRALISYDPNCRPTLITDRDFARRQAEKFVALADLVKASEEDLRWLYPDRPAEESAREWLSRGPGIVVVTKGARGPWGVVRDGAAEAPVPEVDVVDSVGAGDSFMAALLAALVERGLAGSRSREHLQNLSADALGEILYFAASAAAVTVSRAGANPPTRNELAR from the coding sequence GTGCTGACAGTTATCGGTGAGGCTCTGGTCGACGTTGTTTCAAGCGGTACCTCTGCCCAGCGTGTCCATGTGGGCGGCAGCCCCATGAACGTCGCGGTGGGGCTCGCGCGGCTGGGCCAGCCGGTGCAGTTCGTCGGGCGATACGGCCGCGATGAGTACGGGGCCCGGATCTTGCACCACCTACGTACCAATTCGGTGCTCACACCATTGGCTCCCGACGGCGGACCGACCAGCGTTGCCAAGGCGACCCTGGACCGGACCGGCGCCGCGCACTATACCTTCGACCTGCTGTGGGAACTGCCGCCGCTGGAACACGCGTTGCCCCGGCTGCTCGAGGAAACACTCTGGCTGCACACCGGATCGATCGCCGCGATGCTTGAGCCCGGCGCGCACACCGTGCTGGCCACGGTCCAGCGCGCGCATCCGAGAGCACTGATCAGCTATGACCCGAACTGTCGGCCCACCCTGATCACGGACCGGGACTTCGCCCGCCGGCAGGCCGAGAAGTTCGTAGCGCTGGCCGATCTGGTCAAGGCCTCCGAAGAAGACCTCCGGTGGCTCTACCCGGACCGCCCGGCGGAGGAATCGGCGCGTGAATGGCTGTCCCGCGGACCGGGCATCGTCGTGGTGACCAAGGGAGCCCGGGGACCGTGGGGCGTGGTGCGCGACGGCGCGGCCGAAGCACCGGTGCCTGAAGTCGATGTGGTGGATTCGGTCGGCGCTGGCGACTCCTTCATGGCGGCGCTGCTGGCTGCCCTGGTGGAGCGCGGGCTGGCCGGCTCCCGGAGCCGCGAGCATTTGCAGAACCTGTCTGCCGATGCCCTAGGGGAAATCCTGTACTTCGCTGCCAGCGCCGCTGCCGTTACGGTTTCGCGCGCCGGTGCCAATCCTCCCACCCGGAACGAACTTGCCCGCTGA
- a CDS encoding HAD family hydrolase: MRLIASDLDGTIIGRDGKISARTVRAFKDAAAAGVEIVFVTGRPPRWLDPLREQIGHEGTVICSNGAVVYDLVRSEVISAKTLPHTNIFQAREIILRLHPRATFAAETTFGFQLEPGFVEQGSVELLDGIEPMLLEQSLTERDAVVKFLARGRDLDPDAFLAEVQDAVSHLVAVTHSAPTVALLEMAQPGINKAVTLAGYASSLNIDPQDVVAFGDMPNDIEMLEWAGHGYAMASGHPEAIGAARYQAPAFADDGVAQILEARLAEL; this comes from the coding sequence ATGCGCTTGATTGCCAGTGATCTGGACGGGACCATCATTGGCCGGGACGGGAAAATCAGCGCCCGCACAGTCCGGGCGTTCAAGGACGCGGCTGCTGCCGGCGTCGAAATTGTCTTTGTTACCGGCCGTCCGCCGCGCTGGCTGGACCCGCTGCGCGAGCAGATCGGCCACGAAGGCACCGTGATCTGTTCCAACGGCGCGGTGGTCTACGACCTGGTGCGCAGCGAGGTCATCTCGGCCAAGACGCTGCCGCACACCAACATCTTCCAGGCGCGCGAGATCATTCTGCGGCTGCATCCGCGCGCTACCTTCGCGGCCGAAACCACCTTCGGATTCCAGCTGGAACCGGGCTTCGTGGAGCAGGGATCCGTGGAACTGCTGGATGGGATCGAGCCGATGCTGCTGGAGCAGTCCCTCACGGAACGGGATGCGGTGGTGAAGTTCCTGGCCCGGGGCCGGGACCTGGATCCGGATGCGTTCCTGGCCGAAGTTCAGGACGCGGTGTCCCATCTGGTGGCGGTGACCCATTCAGCGCCTACCGTGGCTCTGCTGGAGATGGCGCAGCCTGGCATCAACAAGGCCGTGACGCTGGCCGGCTATGCCTCGTCGCTGAACATCGACCCGCAGGACGTGGTTGCTTTCGGCGATATGCCCAATGACATCGAGATGCTCGAGTGGGCCGGCCATGGGTACGCCATGGCATCGGGCCACCCCGAGGCGATAGGAGCCGCGCGCTACCAGGCCCCGGCTTTCGCTGACGACGGCGTGGCCCAGATTCTCGAAGCCCGGCTCGCGGAGCTGTAG
- a CDS encoding glycerophosphodiester phosphodiesterase — MSRDYPYLHSPFGAAAGAEPWPVAFAHRGFSPAGHENSMAAFRTAIELGYGYVETDVRTTADGELMVFHDESLDRVTDGSGPIAEHTLSQLRQVRIGGVEPIPTMEELLCEWPDLKINVDVKDRAGGPLLARLIEQYKAHDRILVTSFSDRRRLGVFRGLTLPAASSGGIVALSALVGLGRVGLTRAVGRAARMHAVQVPVAYGRFRVVTPAFVRRCHAAGLHVHVWTINERDEMNRLLDLGVDGIMTDRADVLAQVMDERGFWPQREQA; from the coding sequence GTGAGTAGGGACTACCCGTATCTGCATAGCCCGTTTGGTGCTGCAGCCGGTGCCGAACCCTGGCCGGTAGCCTTCGCACACCGCGGCTTCTCCCCGGCCGGACATGAGAACTCGATGGCCGCCTTCCGCACTGCCATCGAGCTTGGCTACGGGTATGTGGAAACCGACGTGCGTACCACCGCCGACGGCGAACTGATGGTCTTCCACGACGAGAGCCTGGACCGGGTCACGGACGGCTCGGGGCCGATCGCCGAGCACACGCTTTCCCAGCTGCGGCAGGTCCGGATTGGCGGTGTTGAGCCCATTCCCACCATGGAGGAACTCCTGTGCGAGTGGCCGGACCTGAAGATCAATGTGGACGTGAAAGACCGGGCCGGCGGCCCGCTGCTGGCCCGGCTTATCGAGCAGTACAAGGCCCACGACCGAATCCTTGTCACATCCTTCTCGGACCGGCGGCGTCTCGGTGTCTTCCGCGGCCTGACCTTGCCCGCCGCCAGTTCCGGTGGCATCGTAGCGCTGAGCGCGCTGGTGGGTTTGGGCCGCGTGGGGCTGACCCGGGCGGTGGGCCGTGCCGCGCGGATGCATGCCGTCCAGGTGCCTGTGGCCTACGGGCGGTTCCGCGTGGTAACCCCGGCCTTCGTGCGGCGCTGCCATGCGGCCGGGCTGCACGTGCATGTGTGGACGATCAATGAGCGTGATGAGATGAACCGGTTGCTGGATCTCGGCGTGGACGGAATCATGACGGACCGGGCGGATGTACTGGCACAGGTGATGGACGAACGCGGTTTCTGGCCGCAGAGGGAGCAGGCATGA
- a CDS encoding glycerate kinase, which translates to MKVLVAPDKFKGTLSAAEAAQAMAEGVLRVYPDAEVRTLPVADGGEGTLEAALAAGAQEHTSRVRGPLDREVTASWAMLDRGGIKTAVIETARASGLLLTEPSVQTALAAHSYGSGQLIAAALDAGAEEVVLGIGGSAMTDGGSGALCALGLKIYDGGAQVPLGGAGLATAHRIDASGLDARLGSVTVRIAADVDNPLHGPEGAAHVFGQQKGADATGRQLLDEGLQRWAELLRQETGAEVNVPGAGAAGGFPAGFLGLTKARLERGFDLVAELTGLDAALDGTDLVITGEGSMDAQSEYGKAPMGIADRAHERGIPAVVVAGKITLTAEQLAAHGVEAAVSLLDLARTPEEAFAQAAKYVTWGTQQALEGA; encoded by the coding sequence ATGAAGGTTTTGGTGGCACCGGATAAGTTCAAGGGCACGCTGTCCGCAGCGGAGGCCGCCCAGGCCATGGCGGAGGGCGTGCTGCGCGTCTACCCCGACGCCGAGGTGCGGACCTTGCCTGTGGCGGACGGCGGTGAGGGGACACTGGAAGCCGCCCTGGCCGCCGGCGCCCAGGAACATACCAGCCGGGTCCGCGGACCGCTGGACAGAGAGGTGACCGCCTCCTGGGCCATGCTGGACCGCGGCGGCATCAAAACCGCGGTGATTGAAACCGCCCGGGCCTCCGGGCTGCTGCTCACCGAGCCCTCCGTCCAGACCGCGCTGGCGGCGCATTCCTATGGCAGCGGGCAGCTGATCGCCGCGGCCCTCGACGCGGGCGCGGAGGAAGTTGTGCTCGGGATCGGCGGTTCCGCAATGACCGACGGCGGCTCCGGTGCCTTGTGCGCGCTGGGCCTGAAGATTTACGACGGCGGGGCGCAGGTTCCGCTCGGCGGGGCCGGCCTGGCTACGGCACACCGGATCGATGCCTCCGGCCTGGACGCGCGGCTGGGCTCCGTGACTGTGCGGATTGCCGCAGATGTGGACAACCCGTTGCACGGCCCGGAAGGCGCAGCGCATGTGTTCGGCCAGCAGAAGGGTGCTGACGCCACGGGCCGGCAGCTCCTGGATGAAGGACTGCAGCGGTGGGCGGAACTGCTGCGGCAGGAGACCGGGGCCGAGGTCAACGTCCCCGGAGCCGGTGCCGCGGGCGGCTTCCCGGCAGGCTTCCTCGGCCTGACCAAGGCACGGCTGGAGCGCGGCTTTGACCTGGTGGCCGAACTGACCGGTCTCGATGCTGCCCTGGACGGCACGGACCTGGTGATCACCGGCGAGGGGTCCATGGACGCGCAGTCGGAATACGGCAAGGCGCCTATGGGCATCGCCGACCGGGCGCACGAGAGGGGAATTCCCGCCGTCGTTGTTGCCGGGAAAATCACCCTGACGGCGGAGCAGCTTGCCGCGCACGGCGTGGAGGCCGCGGTCAGCCTGCTGGACCTTGCCCGCACGCCGGAAGAAGCCTTTGCCCAGGCGGCCAAGTACGTCACCTGGGGTACGCAGCAGGCACTCGAGGGAGCGTAA
- a CDS encoding dienelactone hydrolase family protein, whose protein sequence is MDEQIVVLAEGPGLDADLHLPAGAGGMVVFAHGSGSSRRSGRNIQVARELQRAGLATLLFDLLTGDEERRDAVDASLRFDIPFLTDRLTAVVDEVVVRPPVAGLPVGLFGASTGAAAALGTAAARPGVVHSVVSRGGRPDLAAEALSEVRAPTLLLVGSLDRQVIALNEQAAARLPAEHQLSIIPGATHLFEEPGTLEEVARQAAAWFVRTLPPAPG, encoded by the coding sequence ATGGACGAACAGATCGTCGTACTAGCCGAGGGACCGGGGCTGGATGCGGATCTGCACCTGCCTGCCGGCGCCGGGGGGATGGTGGTTTTCGCCCACGGCAGCGGCAGCAGCCGCCGCAGCGGGCGCAACATCCAGGTGGCCAGGGAGCTGCAGCGAGCGGGACTGGCCACGCTCCTTTTCGACCTGCTGACGGGGGACGAAGAGCGGCGTGATGCGGTGGATGCATCCCTGCGCTTCGACATCCCGTTCCTGACGGACCGGCTGACCGCGGTGGTGGACGAGGTCGTCGTCCGTCCCCCAGTGGCAGGCCTGCCCGTGGGGCTGTTCGGTGCCAGCACCGGCGCTGCGGCTGCACTCGGCACGGCAGCGGCGCGCCCCGGCGTCGTGCATTCAGTGGTTTCCCGCGGCGGACGGCCGGATCTGGCGGCTGAAGCGCTGTCCGAGGTGAGAGCCCCGACGCTGCTTCTGGTCGGATCGCTGGACCGGCAGGTGATTGCCCTTAATGAACAGGCTGCCGCGCGGCTGCCGGCGGAGCACCAGCTGTCCATCATCCCGGGCGCGACGCACCTCTTCGAGGAACCCGGAACGCTGGAGGAAGTCGCCCGCCAGGCCGCCGCCTGGTTTGTCCGGACCCTGCCGCCCGCCCCGGGCTAA
- a CDS encoding dodecin → MANHVYNVTEIVGTSPDSMEKAVANAVAEASKTLRNMDWFEVTETRGHLKDGAVADWQVTIKLGFRHEG, encoded by the coding sequence ATGGCCAACCACGTCTACAACGTCACCGAGATCGTCGGCACGTCCCCGGACAGCATGGAGAAAGCGGTCGCCAATGCCGTAGCCGAGGCGTCCAAGACGCTGCGCAACATGGACTGGTTCGAGGTGACGGAAACCCGCGGCCATCTTAAGGACGGGGCCGTTGCGGACTGGCAGGTCACCATCAAGCTCGGCTTCCGGCACGAAGGCTGA
- a CDS encoding uracil-xanthine permease family protein has protein sequence MGTFGSTKLGLGWTMHGDGKRIGPGSVVSPQERLSWPRTIGIGAQHVVAMFGATFLVPLLTGFPPSTTLLFSGVGTILFLLITAGRVPSYLGSSFAFIAPIGAAMNQHGMGGALGGLIMAGAVLFVVGLIVHKAGTHWIQVVMPPVVTGSIVALIGLNLAPTAKLNFEQGAITGLVTVAAILLTTVLFRGLLGRLSILIGVLAGYVTAIFRGEVDFSSINDAAWFGLPDFHAPEFHLSVVGLFIPVVLVLVAENIGHVKSVAAMTGQDLDPYTGRALMADGLATVLAGSGGGSGTTTYAENIGVMAASKVYSTAAYWVAGVIAVLLSLFPKFGAAIATVPPGVLGGAGVVLYGMIGILGVRIWVQNRVNFANPINLSVAGVSLVVGIANFTWSIGELTFEGIALGTGAALLIFHGMSAIARWRGTEPLDAAEDSGVKPSKLG, from the coding sequence ATGGGTACGTTCGGTTCCACCAAACTCGGCCTCGGCTGGACGATGCACGGCGACGGCAAGCGCATCGGACCGGGGTCCGTGGTTTCTCCGCAGGAGCGGTTGAGCTGGCCGCGGACCATCGGCATCGGCGCCCAGCATGTGGTGGCGATGTTCGGCGCGACGTTCCTGGTTCCGCTGCTCACCGGTTTTCCGCCGTCGACTACCCTGCTGTTCTCCGGCGTGGGCACCATCCTGTTCCTGCTCATCACGGCCGGCCGCGTGCCGAGCTACCTCGGCTCAAGCTTCGCCTTCATCGCCCCGATCGGCGCGGCGATGAACCAGCACGGCATGGGCGGTGCCCTGGGCGGTCTCATCATGGCCGGCGCCGTGCTCTTCGTCGTCGGCCTGATTGTGCACAAAGCCGGCACCCACTGGATCCAGGTGGTCATGCCGCCCGTGGTCACTGGTTCGATCGTGGCGCTCATCGGCCTTAACCTGGCCCCAACCGCGAAGCTGAACTTCGAGCAGGGAGCTATCACCGGGCTGGTCACCGTGGCCGCCATCCTGCTGACCACGGTCCTCTTCCGCGGCCTGCTGGGACGGCTGTCCATCCTGATCGGCGTGTTGGCGGGCTATGTCACCGCGATCTTCCGCGGCGAGGTGGACTTCTCCTCCATCAACGATGCCGCCTGGTTCGGCCTGCCGGACTTCCACGCACCCGAATTCCATCTTTCCGTCGTCGGGCTCTTCATCCCCGTTGTGCTGGTGCTGGTTGCCGAAAACATCGGCCACGTGAAGTCGGTGGCCGCGATGACCGGACAGGATCTGGACCCTTACACCGGGCGGGCGCTGATGGCTGACGGTTTGGCCACGGTCCTGGCCGGTTCCGGCGGTGGTTCCGGAACCACTACCTACGCGGAAAACATCGGCGTCATGGCTGCCTCAAAGGTCTACTCCACCGCTGCCTACTGGGTGGCCGGTGTCATCGCGGTGCTGCTGAGCCTGTTCCCCAAGTTCGGCGCGGCCATCGCAACTGTGCCTCCGGGTGTGCTGGGCGGGGCCGGTGTCGTGCTCTACGGCATGATCGGCATTCTGGGCGTGCGCATCTGGGTGCAGAACCGGGTGAACTTCGCCAACCCCATCAACCTTTCGGTTGCCGGGGTTTCGTTGGTGGTCGGCATCGCCAACTTCACCTGGAGCATCGGCGAACTGACGTTCGAGGGCATCGCCCTGGGCACGGGCGCCGCGCTGCTGATCTTCCACGGCATGAGCGCGATCGCCCGGTGGCGCGGCACCGAACCGCTGGACGCGGCCGAGGATTCCGGGGTAAAACCGTCCAAGCTCGGCTGA